One part of the Eulemur rufifrons isolate Redbay chromosome 16, OSU_ERuf_1, whole genome shotgun sequence genome encodes these proteins:
- the SLCO1A2 gene encoding solute carrier organic anion transporter family member 1A2 isoform X2 — protein sequence MIGVGCVVMGLGCFLQSLPHFLMNRYEYESTVSVSGNLSSNSFLCTENGTEILRPTHDPSECTKEVKSLMWVYVLVGNIIRGMGETPIMPLGISYIEDFAKSENSPLYIGFIETGAVIGPLFGLLLASFCTGVYVDIGSVNTDELTISPTDTRWVGAWWFGYLICAGVNVLTAIPFFFLPKTLPKEGLEDNADIIKNNKEEKQREEVKKQKGGITKDFLPFMKSLSCNPIYMLFMLISVLQFNAFVNMFSFMPKYMEQQYGKSSSEAIFLIGVYNLPPICIGYIVGGLIMKKFKITVKQAAHIAYWLSLFGYLLYFSTFFMTCDNTSVAGITTSYEGIPKDLYVGNNILAACNMDCNCPTKTWDPVCGDNGLSYMSACLAGCETSVGTGINMVFQNCSCIQTSGNSSAVLGLCDKGHDCSMMLQYFLILLAIGSFIYSLAAIPGYMVLLRCIKSEEKSLGVGVHTFCTRVFAGIPAPIYFGALVDSTCLHWGNLKCGKPGACRIYDSTNFSLLVPSYVIASSP from the exons ATGATTGGTGTCGGATGTGTGGTTATGGGCTTAGGGTGTTTCTTACAATCGCTACCTCATTTCCTCATGAACCG ATATGAATATGAATCTACAGTTTCAGTTTCAGGCAACTTGTCCTCCAACAGTTTCTTGTGTACGGAAAATGGAACCGAGATTTTAAGACCAACACACGATCCATCAG AGTGTACGAAGGAAGTTAAATCATTAATGTGGGTGTATGTACTAGTAGGAAATATTATACGTGGAATGGGCGAAACTCCCATCATGCCTTTGGGTATTAGCTATATAGAAGATTTTGCCAAATCTGAAAACTCTCCTTTATATATTG ggTTTATAGAAACAGGAGCTGTCATTGGCCCTTTGTTTGGACTTTTGTTAGCATCATTCTGCACAGGTGTTTATGTAGACATTGGATCTGTGAACACAG ATGAACTGACCATATCTCCCACTGATACTCGTTGGGTTGGTGCTTGGTGGTTTGGCTATTTGATTTGTGCAGGAGTGAATGTGCTCACTgccattcctttcttctttttgcccAAAACACTTCCAAAGGAAGGATTAGAGGATAATGctgacataattaaaaataacaaagaagagaaacaaagagaagaggTCAAGAAGCAAAAGGGTGGAATCACTAAAg attttttacCGTTCATGAAAAGTCTTTCATGTAATCCAATTTACATGCTTTTCATGCTTATAAGTGTGCTACAGTTCAATGCATTTGTTAATATGTTCTCCTTCATGCCTAAATATATGGAACAGCAATATGGAAAATCATCTTCGGAGGCAATCTTTCTAATTG GTGTTTATAACTTACCTCCAATATGCATTGGATATATTGTTGGTGGTTTAATTATGAAGAAGTTCAAGATTACTGTCAAACAAGCTGCCCACATAGCATATTGGTTATCCTTATTTGGGTATCTActctatttttcaacttttttcatGACCTGTGATAATACTTCAGTTGCTGGCATAACTACCTCTTATGAAGG aaTTCCAAAAGATTTATATGTGGGAAATAACATCCTTGCTGCCTGCAACATGGATTGCAATTGTCCAACTAAAACATGGGACCCTGTTTGTGGAGACAATGGCTTGTCATATATGTCAGCATGTCTTGCTGGTTGTGAGACATCGGTTGGAACAGGAATAAACATG gtGTTCCAAAATTGTAGCTGCATTCAAACATCAGGAAATTCATCTGCAGTTCTTGGGCTGTGTGACAAAGGACATGACTGTTCCATGATGCTCCAGTACTTTCTAATTTTGTTAGCAATTGGcagtttcatttattctttagCTGCCATACCTGGATATATGGTTCTCCTGAG gtgtATCAAGTCTGAAGAGAAGTCTCTTGGTGTGGGAGTACATACATTTTGCACAAGAGTATttg CTGGCATTCCTGCACCTATCTATTTTGGAGCTTTAGTGGACTCAACATGTTTACATTGGGGAAATTTGAAATGCGGTAAGCCAGGTGCATGCAGGATATATGATTCCACCAACTTCAG